A genomic window from Flavobacterium johnsoniae includes:
- a CDS encoding non-canonical purine NTP diphosphatase encodes MELVFASNNKNKIAEIQSMLPESIKILSLEDINCLEDIPETADTIEGNAILKADYVTQKYGYDCFADDTGLEVSALNGEPGVYSARYAGEQKNADDNMNKLLDALKNEKNRSAQFKTVITLKLKGKQYLFTGIASGNITLEKTGTNGFGYDPIFQPENYSETFAQLSLETKNTIGHRGKAVKQLIDFLSTTK; translated from the coding sequence ATGGAACTCGTTTTCGCTTCAAACAACAAAAATAAAATTGCAGAAATCCAAAGCATGCTTCCAGAAAGCATTAAAATATTAAGTTTAGAAGACATTAATTGTTTAGAAGATATTCCAGAAACAGCAGATACCATTGAAGGAAATGCGATTTTAAAAGCCGATTATGTCACTCAAAAGTATGGTTATGATTGTTTTGCAGATGATACAGGCTTGGAAGTCTCTGCACTAAACGGCGAACCTGGAGTTTATTCTGCTAGATATGCAGGCGAACAAAAAAACGCTGATGATAATATGAACAAACTTCTTGATGCTTTAAAAAACGAAAAAAATCGCAGCGCTCAATTTAAAACTGTTATTACTTTAAAGCTAAAAGGAAAACAATATTTATTTACAGGAATTGCTTCAGGAAATATCACATTAGAAAAAACAGGAACGAATGGTTTTGGATATGATCCAATTTTTCAACCAGAAAATTATAGCGAAACCTTTGCCCAATTGTCTTTAGAAACTAAAAACACTATCGGTCATCGCGGAAAAGCAGTAAAGCAACTAATTGATTTTCTGAGTACCACAAAATAA
- a CDS encoding ABC transporter ATP-binding protein produces the protein MQLSVLYKKIMPFVKPYRKMVIATLLLTFIGSFAAQVNALILKYTVDTINNLMVAHEPLSKGFHLLGIISIVLLTKELVNSVVQFGQKFYGEKLRIFITRDISQTIVEKILSYRMEFYTSDENESGKLQTRIDAGISSLTRLVQNFFIDIFPLFANAFVALVIMFYANVYVGLVSLCIIPIYFYISQLQATKLSGFRRRMRNYRETKNNGIISLIESITVIKSFVREPSEADRHQKIQFEMTENQLATRKTSFIFESIKSFVEQIGVVIIIILTAYFVLNNQMTIGAIMFHIMLFNNVSAPIRQLHRIYDEINDALIYSEGFFDILESDNEIETSGNYIPEKIVGLIEVKNVDFVYPNGTKALSDINFTVKPNETTALVGLSGAGKSTIINLLDKFYLPSSGKICLDGVDLMDYNTDFLRKNIGLVLQKNHIFKGTIAENILYGNPEASHSEVIEAAKQAYIHEQVIQLPKGYDSDAHLLSGGQQQRIAIARLFLKNPPIIFLDEPTASLDAIATEQIKKSLDAIKKDRTVIIISHSISQIIDASNIVVLEKGKCVEKGTHDELFDNKGAYYQIFMAMANSLNIDKITQTFD, from the coding sequence ATGCAATTATCCGTACTTTATAAAAAAATAATGCCATTTGTAAAGCCTTACAGAAAAATGGTAATTGCTACTTTGCTGCTAACATTTATTGGTTCATTTGCGGCACAAGTCAACGCTTTAATCTTAAAATATACTGTAGATACAATTAACAATCTAATGGTAGCACACGAACCGCTTTCTAAAGGATTTCATTTGCTCGGTATAATTAGTATTGTTTTGCTGACTAAAGAACTGGTTAATTCTGTTGTGCAATTTGGACAAAAATTTTATGGCGAAAAACTGCGTATTTTTATAACTCGCGATATTTCTCAAACCATTGTAGAAAAAATTCTTAGCTATAGAATGGAGTTTTATACTTCTGATGAAAATGAAAGCGGAAAGCTCCAAACTAGAATTGATGCCGGAATTAGTAGTTTAACACGATTGGTTCAGAACTTCTTTATTGATATATTTCCCTTATTTGCAAATGCTTTTGTAGCGCTAGTAATCATGTTTTATGCAAATGTATATGTAGGTTTAGTCAGTTTGTGTATTATTCCGATTTACTTTTACATCAGTCAGTTGCAAGCCACTAAATTGAGCGGATTTAGAAGAAGAATGCGAAATTATCGCGAAACAAAAAATAACGGAATCATAAGTTTAATAGAATCAATAACTGTTATTAAATCTTTTGTTCGTGAACCTTCAGAAGCAGATCGTCATCAGAAGATTCAGTTTGAAATGACTGAAAATCAATTGGCAACCAGAAAAACCAGTTTTATTTTTGAAAGCATTAAAAGTTTTGTCGAACAAATAGGAGTGGTTATTATCATTATTTTGACGGCGTATTTTGTATTGAATAATCAAATGACAATTGGAGCCATTATGTTTCATATTATGTTGTTTAATAACGTTTCGGCACCAATTCGACAATTGCATCGAATTTATGATGAGATAAATGATGCTTTGATTTATTCTGAAGGATTTTTTGATATTTTGGAATCTGATAATGAAATTGAAACCAGCGGCAATTATATTCCAGAGAAAATCGTTGGATTGATCGAAGTTAAAAATGTAGATTTTGTATATCCAAATGGCACAAAAGCACTTTCTGATATTAATTTTACAGTAAAACCAAACGAAACAACAGCTTTAGTTGGATTGAGTGGTGCCGGAAAAAGTACCATTATTAATCTTCTGGATAAATTTTATCTTCCATCTTCAGGGAAAATTTGTTTAGATGGAGTTGATTTAATGGATTATAACACCGATTTCCTTCGTAAAAACATCGGATTGGTTTTACAAAAGAATCATATTTTTAAAGGAACAATTGCTGAAAATATTTTGTATGGAAATCCAGAAGCTTCGCATTCAGAAGTTATAGAAGCGGCAAAACAAGCTTATATTCACGAACAAGTTATTCAACTCCCAAAAGGTTACGATTCTGATGCCCATTTGCTTTCTGGCGGACAACAACAGCGAATTGCAATTGCAAGACTTTTTCTGAAAAATCCGCCAATTATCTTTTTAGATGAACCAACGGCAAGTTTAGACGCGATTGCGACAGAGCAAATTAAAAAGTCGTTAGATGCCATTAAAAAAGACAGAACTGTGATTATAATTTCGCACAGTATTTCTCAAATTATAGACGCATCGAATATTGTTGTTTTAGAGAAAGGCAAATGTGTCGAAAAAGGAACACACGACGAATTATTTGATAATAAAGGTGCTTATTATCAAATTTTTATGGCAATGGCAAACAGTTTAAATATTGATAAAATTACGCAGACTTTCGATTGA
- a CDS encoding DUF2809 domain-containing protein yields the protein MKKTRIYYTLIFLSIIFLGILSRKFSFIPLWIGDFLYAVMIYFLVRIFLPFKKAISIFLLSLLICYTIEFLQLYEEEWMIELRKTLFGRYVLGQGFLWSDILAYTFGVFSAFILEKITLKIFNRKSA from the coding sequence TTGAAAAAAACAAGAATCTATTATACTTTAATTTTTCTATCTATCATTTTTCTAGGAATTCTTTCCAGAAAATTTTCATTTATTCCGTTATGGATTGGTGATTTTCTTTACGCAGTAATGATTTATTTTTTAGTTCGAATATTTCTTCCCTTCAAAAAAGCAATTTCAATATTTTTGCTTTCTCTTCTAATTTGCTACACAATTGAATTTCTCCAATTATATGAAGAGGAATGGATGATTGAACTTCGAAAAACACTTTTTGGAAGGTATGTTTTAGGACAAGGATTTTTATGGTCGGATATTCTAGCTTACACTTTTGGAGTTTTTTCTGCTTTCATTCTAGAAAAAATCACTTTAAAAATTTTCAATCGAAAGTCTGCGTAA
- a CDS encoding transposase, with amino-acid sequence MDIRNQNLEPDCFYHIYNRGVNGDKVFQENDNYKFFMSQFLKYLSQVCDLYAYCLMPNHFHFVIKIKSQKELTELFEEKNKNSKNKGLHSIESLASKQLSKFISSYTQAYNKVFDRHGPLFESPFKRKKIDSEQYLRNLIIYVHQNPMDIKKDFKSYKFSSYIAVLSSLKTNLKRREVIEYFDDLENFVFCHDNVIDFKF; translated from the coding sequence GTGGATATCAGAAATCAAAATTTAGAACCAGACTGTTTTTATCATATTTATAATCGCGGAGTGAATGGAGATAAAGTTTTTCAGGAAAATGATAATTATAAATTTTTCATGTCTCAATTTCTTAAATATTTAAGTCAAGTCTGTGATCTTTATGCGTATTGTTTAATGCCGAATCACTTTCATTTTGTAATTAAAATTAAATCACAAAAAGAATTGACAGAACTCTTCGAAGAAAAGAATAAAAATTCAAAGAATAAAGGATTGCATTCGATAGAAAGTCTCGCAAGTAAACAATTAAGTAAATTTATTAGTTCTTATACTCAAGCCTATAATAAAGTTTTTGACAGACATGGACCATTATTTGAATCTCCTTTTAAAAGAAAGAAAATAGATTCTGAACAATATTTGAGAAACTTGATTATTTATGTTCATCAGAATCCCATGGATATTAAAAAAGATTTTAAATCTTATAAATTTTCTTCTTACATAGCAGTTTTGTCTTCGTTAAAAACTAATTTAAAAAGAAGAGAGGTAATTGAATATTTTGATGATTTAGAAAATTTTGTTTTTTGTCATGACAATGTAATTGATTTTAAATTTTAG
- a CDS encoding glycoside hydrolase family 88 protein: MNTKFFTLIATLFLLVNQGYSQKNNSFNIKKQLDYCAEQASKTLKVIPNDGTSPRTVPNGSSEWKFVGYKDWTSGFWPGELWFLYEATKDKKWEKEANKFTRFLTPLSVSKAGDHDLGFQVFNSFGNGYRLTKNPEYKEIILKTADTLATLFNPKVGTIQSWPHNKMGGHNTIIDNMMNLELLFWASKNGGNKKLYDIAVKHAETTMANHFRPDNTSYHVIIYDFETGKKIKGRTAQGYSDDSMWARGQAWAIYGFTMTHRETKDVKFLDFAHKLARVYLDKLTTEDLVPYWDFSAPNIPNEPRDASAAAIVSSALLELSSYTKDKNLKTEYLTKAKKMIVSLSDNYQSHDVNSAFLLHSTGHKPAGSEIDCSINYADYYYLEALLRLQKLK; encoded by the coding sequence ATGAATACAAAATTTTTCACCCTAATTGCCACTTTGTTTCTTCTAGTTAACCAAGGCTATTCTCAAAAAAACAATTCGTTCAATATTAAAAAGCAATTGGATTATTGTGCCGAACAAGCTTCAAAAACTTTAAAAGTAATTCCAAACGACGGAACTTCTCCGCGAACTGTCCCAAATGGAAGCAGTGAATGGAAATTTGTTGGTTATAAAGATTGGACAAGCGGATTCTGGCCTGGAGAATTATGGTTTTTATACGAAGCAACAAAAGATAAAAAATGGGAAAAAGAAGCAAATAAATTCACTCGTTTTTTAACGCCTTTGTCAGTTAGTAAAGCTGGAGATCACGATTTAGGTTTTCAGGTTTTCAATAGTTTTGGAAACGGATATCGATTGACAAAAAATCCAGAATACAAGGAAATTATTCTAAAAACTGCCGATACTTTGGCAACACTTTTTAATCCGAAAGTGGGAACAATTCAATCTTGGCCTCATAATAAAATGGGCGGTCATAATACGATTATCGACAACATGATGAATTTGGAGCTTTTGTTTTGGGCTTCAAAAAATGGAGGAAATAAAAAGTTGTATGATATCGCAGTAAAACACGCCGAAACTACAATGGCAAATCATTTTAGACCAGATAATACTTCTTATCACGTTATAATTTATGATTTTGAAACAGGTAAAAAAATAAAAGGAAGAACTGCTCAAGGTTACAGCGATGATAGTATGTGGGCGCGTGGGCAGGCTTGGGCTATTTACGGTTTTACAATGACACACAGAGAAACTAAAGATGTTAAGTTTTTAGATTTTGCACATAAATTGGCGAGAGTTTATTTGGATAAATTGACAACTGAAGATTTAGTTCCATATTGGGATTTTAGTGCGCCAAATATTCCAAACGAACCAAGAGATGCTTCAGCGGCAGCAATTGTTTCTTCTGCACTTTTAGAATTAAGTTCTTATACAAAAGACAAGAATTTAAAAACAGAATATTTGACAAAAGCCAAAAAAATGATTGTTTCGCTTTCAGACAATTATCAGAGTCACGACGTGAATTCGGCATTTTTATTACATTCAACAGGACATAAACCAGCTGGAAGTGAAATAGATTGTTCTATAAATTACGCAGATTATTACTATCTTGAGGCATTATTAAGACTTCAAAAATTAAAATAG
- a CDS encoding FMN-binding glutamate synthase family protein, with amino-acid sequence MRKKFFIYGFLLFLIVLAIYYYTGRGYLLVFAIPILLIVGAYNASQKKHAILRNFPVLGYFRYLFEMIAPEIQQYFIERSTDGKPFSRNQRSLVYQRAKNIDSSTPFGTQLNLNTENYEGIKHSIFPAKVNEELPRVLVGGKDCKQPYSASLFNVSAMSFGSLSENAVRAINIGAKKGNFYQNTGEGGLTEFHLAGGGDITWQIGTGYFGCRDADGNFSPENFAQKANLPNVKMIEIKLSQGAKPGHGGVLPAAKNTEQIAKIRGVQPHTMILSPPGHHAFSDAKGLIHFIKQLRDLSNGKPIGFKLCIGNTAEFEAICQEMITEDIYPDFITIDGAEGGTGAAPLEFADGVGMPFEPALIFVNKTLVRLGIRDKMRIIGSGKIISGYSILHAIALGADMCNSARGFMFSLGCIQALRCHNNECPTGVATQNKMLMKGLVVTDKSDRVYHFHKNTLHSANELLAAAGKSSFADVDINIFMRGDEFSDLSEQYFPDNLKNVTQFS; translated from the coding sequence ATGAGAAAAAAATTCTTTATTTACGGATTCTTATTGTTTCTAATTGTTCTTGCAATTTATTATTACACTGGGCGAGGTTATTTACTCGTTTTTGCCATTCCTATTTTGTTGATTGTTGGAGCTTACAATGCTTCACAAAAGAAACACGCTATTTTAAGAAACTTTCCTGTTTTGGGCTATTTCAGATATTTATTTGAAATGATTGCGCCTGAAATTCAACAATATTTTATTGAAAGATCTACAGACGGAAAACCTTTTTCTAGAAATCAGCGTTCTTTAGTTTATCAAAGAGCAAAAAATATTGATTCGAGCACGCCTTTCGGAACACAATTGAATTTAAATACAGAAAACTACGAAGGAATTAAACATTCTATTTTTCCAGCAAAAGTGAATGAAGAATTACCTCGAGTTTTAGTTGGAGGAAAAGATTGCAAACAGCCTTATTCTGCTTCTTTATTTAATGTTTCTGCGATGAGTTTTGGTTCTTTGAGCGAAAACGCAGTTCGTGCGATTAATATTGGTGCTAAAAAAGGAAACTTTTACCAAAATACAGGTGAAGGTGGTTTAACCGAATTTCACCTTGCTGGCGGCGGAGATATTACGTGGCAAATTGGAACTGGATATTTTGGATGCCGCGATGCAGACGGAAATTTCAGCCCAGAAAATTTTGCTCAAAAAGCCAATCTTCCAAATGTAAAAATGATTGAAATTAAACTTTCTCAAGGTGCAAAACCAGGTCATGGCGGTGTGCTTCCAGCTGCAAAAAACACTGAACAGATTGCTAAAATTAGAGGCGTTCAACCACATACAATGATTCTTTCTCCTCCTGGTCATCATGCTTTTTCTGATGCAAAAGGATTAATTCATTTTATAAAACAATTGCGAGATTTATCGAACGGAAAACCAATCGGATTTAAATTGTGTATCGGAAACACAGCCGAATTTGAAGCCATTTGCCAAGAAATGATTACTGAAGATATCTATCCAGATTTTATTACCATTGATGGAGCGGAAGGCGGAACTGGAGCTGCGCCACTAGAATTTGCTGACGGTGTCGGAATGCCATTTGAACCTGCATTAATTTTCGTAAACAAAACTTTGGTTCGTTTAGGTATTCGTGACAAAATGCGAATTATAGGAAGCGGAAAAATTATTTCTGGTTATTCTATTTTGCATGCCATTGCGTTAGGCGCCGATATGTGTAACAGCGCGCGAGGATTTATGTTTTCTTTAGGCTGTATTCAAGCATTGCGTTGTCATAATAACGAATGCCCAACTGGAGTTGCGACTCAAAATAAAATGCTGATGAAAGGTTTGGTTGTTACAGACAAATCAGATCGTGTGTATCATTTTCACAAAAATACGCTTCACTCTGCAAATGAACTTTTAGCGGCTGCTGGAAAAAGCAGTTTTGCAGATGTTGATATTAACATTTTTATGCGCGGTGATGAATTTTCCGATTTATCTGAACAGTATTTCCCTGACAATCTTAAAAACGTTACGCAATTTTCATAA
- a CDS encoding NYN domain-containing protein, producing MPLSNSKDLKLAVLIDADNVPYSNVKGMMEEIAKLGTPTTKRIYADWTKPNANGWKGVLLEHAITPIQQYSYTVGKNSSDSALIIDAMDLLYSGKLDGFCIVSSDSDFTRLAIRLRESGMKVIGIGEKKTPNSFIVACDRFIYIEVLDGATQKKKPKAAAADTKKPVEKPAEKALHKVDKQTIELIEATIEDIEDDDGWAFLGDVGNLIVKKKPEFDPRNYGYSKLTPMLKSLTDILEIDERESDKKGIKHVYVRLRFN from the coding sequence ATGCCTTTAAGCAATTCAAAAGATTTAAAACTGGCAGTTCTCATTGATGCAGACAATGTGCCCTACAGCAATGTAAAAGGCATGATGGAAGAAATTGCAAAACTCGGAACGCCAACTACGAAAAGGATTTATGCCGACTGGACAAAACCAAATGCAAATGGCTGGAAAGGTGTTTTATTAGAACATGCCATCACTCCTATTCAACAATATAGTTATACGGTTGGAAAAAATTCCTCAGATTCAGCACTTATTATTGATGCAATGGATTTATTGTATTCTGGAAAATTGGACGGATTCTGTATTGTTTCCAGCGATAGTGATTTTACGCGTCTTGCAATAAGACTTCGCGAATCTGGAATGAAAGTAATCGGAATTGGAGAAAAGAAAACGCCTAATTCGTTTATTGTAGCCTGCGACAGATTTATTTATATTGAAGTTTTGGATGGAGCAACTCAAAAGAAAAAACCAAAAGCAGCTGCCGCTGATACCAAAAAACCAGTAGAAAAACCTGCTGAAAAAGCGCTTCATAAAGTTGACAAACAAACTATCGAATTGATCGAAGCTACAATTGAAGATATTGAAGATGATGATGGCTGGGCATTTCTTGGAGATGTCGGCAATTTGATTGTAAAGAAAAAACCTGAATTTGACCCTCGAAATTATGGTTATTCTAAACTTACTCCAATGCTGAAATCGTTAACTGATATTTTAGAGATTGATGAAAGAGAGTCAGACAAAAAAGGAATCAAACACGTTTATGTACGTTTAAGATTCAACTAA
- a CDS encoding RrF2 family transcriptional regulator: protein MFSKACEYGIRASIFIATKSSKGIRVGIKDVAKEIDSPEPFTAKIMQILTKNGIIHSAKGVGGGFEVSNEAVKSIKLIQIVDAIDGNKIYSGCGIGLKECSEQHPCPVHHEFKKIRGLLLEMLTKTTLEQLASDVKSGDFFLKTLNTND, encoded by the coding sequence ATGTTTTCAAAAGCGTGTGAGTACGGAATTAGAGCTTCAATATTTATTGCAACAAAATCTTCTAAAGGGATTAGAGTTGGAATAAAAGATGTTGCCAAAGAAATAGATTCACCAGAACCATTTACGGCCAAGATTATGCAGATTCTGACTAAAAACGGAATCATACATTCTGCAAAAGGAGTTGGCGGTGGTTTTGAAGTTTCGAACGAAGCGGTAAAATCAATAAAACTGATTCAGATTGTAGACGCGATAGATGGAAATAAAATTTATAGCGGATGCGGAATCGGATTAAAAGAATGCTCTGAACAGCATCCTTGTCCTGTACATCACGAATTTAAAAAAATTAGAGGTTTGCTTTTAGAAATGCTTACTAAAACAACTTTAGAACAGCTTGCTTCAGATGTAAAATCAGGCGATTTCTTTTTAAAAACATTAAATACAAACGATTAA
- the azu gene encoding azurin, giving the protein MNTKTKISVLILMGFLAVTSCGKKETAPADQTETTDPSTEGEAAPVTSTEENVLVIEGNDQMQFNTSELRAVAGKPIKLTLKHVGKIPKEAMGHNLVILQEGTDQSAFALKANDAKATDYIPESEKASIIAHTKLLGGGEEDTVEFTIDKKGSYPFICSFPGHVAMMKGVLIVE; this is encoded by the coding sequence ATGAATACAAAAACCAAAATTTCAGTACTAATCCTGATGGGATTTTTAGCAGTTACTTCTTGTGGTAAAAAAGAAACAGCTCCTGCAGATCAAACAGAAACGACCGACCCGTCTACAGAAGGAGAAGCAGCGCCAGTAACATCAACTGAAGAAAATGTATTAGTTATTGAAGGAAACGATCAAATGCAGTTCAACACAAGCGAATTAAGAGCTGTTGCAGGAAAACCAATCAAATTGACTTTGAAACATGTTGGTAAAATTCCGAAAGAAGCGATGGGACATAATTTAGTGATTTTGCAAGAAGGAACAGACCAGTCTGCTTTTGCTTTGAAAGCGAATGATGCCAAAGCAACCGATTATATTCCAGAATCTGAAAAAGCTTCAATTATCGCTCACACTAAATTATTAGGCGGTGGAGAAGAGGATACAGTCGAATTTACAATTGATAAAAAAGGATCTTATCCATTTATTTGTTCTTTCCCAGGCCACGTGGCTATGATGAAAGGTGTATTAATTGTTGAGTAA
- a CDS encoding nitric-oxide reductase large subunit, with protein sequence MKREKKLWIVFALVMSISFAVLGYYGYEIYQQAPPVPKEIVTDSGKVVFSESEIKDGQNIWQSIGGQEVGSIWGHGAYVAPDWTADWLHREAIFILNIYAQKDFNKKYEELDAEKQSALKIRLQKDLRTNRYDSETGILTISENRLAAIENLSEYYKGLFTNDPKFDKLREEYAIPRNSIKDVEKMHKMNAFFFWATWATVTNRPDGDISYTHNWPSDELVGNTATTELLAWSGVSIILLILSVGILVFYHAKSGEEEEFPLPKEDPIIKQGKTKSMGLVVKYFWIVSLLMVLQMVFGIITAHYGVEGNGLYGIPIDQILPYAVTRTWHTQLAIFWIATAWLATGLYIAPAVSGKDPKFQCFGINFLFVALLIIVLGSMAGQWFGVMQKLNLVQNFWFGHQGYEYVDLGRFWQIFLLVGLFLWLALMIRPLLPVLKKKTEEKNLIILFLVSCTAIAMFYGAGLMWGRQTNLAIAEYWRWWVVHLWVEGFFEVFATVVIAFLFVRLGLLKTKTATLNVLFATIIFMSGGILGTFHHLYFSGTPTAIMALGATFSALEVVPLTLIGFEAYQNYKISKSTQWIADYKWPIYFMISVAFWNFLGAGIFGFIINPPIALYYVQGLNTTPLHGHTALFGVYGMLGIGLVLFVLRSLYRNVSWNNKLLKITFWSLNIGLFLMAILSLLPIGVWQAIESINHGMWYARSSELMQQPEMITLKWLRAIGDSIFGIGFITMAWFVFELTLKNKK encoded by the coding sequence ATGAAAAGAGAAAAAAAATTATGGATAGTATTTGCATTGGTAATGAGTATTTCATTTGCCGTGCTTGGTTATTATGGTTACGAAATCTATCAACAGGCACCGCCAGTTCCTAAAGAAATTGTAACCGATTCTGGAAAGGTTGTTTTCAGCGAAAGCGAAATTAAAGACGGACAAAATATCTGGCAAAGTATAGGAGGCCAGGAAGTGGGATCAATCTGGGGACACGGTGCCTATGTGGCTCCAGATTGGACTGCAGATTGGTTGCATAGAGAAGCCATTTTTATATTGAATATTTATGCTCAAAAAGATTTTAATAAAAAGTATGAGGAATTGGATGCCGAAAAACAATCTGCTTTAAAAATTCGATTACAGAAAGATTTGAGAACCAATCGTTATGATTCAGAAACTGGAATTCTTACCATTTCTGAAAACCGTTTGGCGGCGATTGAAAATCTAAGTGAATATTATAAAGGTCTTTTTACGAATGATCCAAAATTCGATAAATTGAGAGAAGAATACGCGATTCCGAGAAACTCAATTAAAGATGTTGAGAAAATGCATAAAATGAATGCGTTTTTCTTCTGGGCAACTTGGGCAACAGTCACCAATCGTCCTGATGGTGATATTTCGTATACACACAACTGGCCGTCAGATGAATTGGTCGGAAATACCGCCACAACCGAACTTTTAGCTTGGTCTGGAGTAAGTATAATTTTATTGATTTTAAGCGTCGGAATTTTGGTTTTTTATCATGCCAAATCGGGTGAAGAAGAAGAATTTCCGCTTCCCAAAGAAGATCCAATTATCAAGCAGGGGAAAACAAAATCAATGGGATTGGTTGTCAAATACTTTTGGATTGTCAGTTTGCTGATGGTTTTGCAAATGGTTTTTGGAATCATAACAGCGCATTATGGTGTAGAAGGAAATGGTTTGTACGGAATTCCGATTGATCAAATTCTGCCTTACGCTGTGACAAGAACGTGGCATACACAATTGGCTATTTTCTGGATTGCAACGGCTTGGCTTGCCACAGGATTATATATTGCGCCAGCGGTTTCGGGCAAAGATCCTAAATTTCAGTGTTTTGGAATTAACTTCTTATTTGTCGCTTTATTGATTATTGTTTTAGGTTCTATGGCAGGACAATGGTTTGGAGTAATGCAAAAGCTAAATTTAGTTCAAAACTTTTGGTTCGGACATCAAGGTTATGAATATGTTGATTTAGGTCGCTTCTGGCAGATTTTCCTTTTAGTTGGACTGTTTTTATGGTTGGCTTTAATGATTCGCCCGTTACTTCCAGTTTTAAAGAAAAAAACAGAAGAGAAAAACCTAATCATTTTGTTCTTGGTTTCTTGTACAGCAATTGCAATGTTCTATGGAGCTGGATTAATGTGGGGAAGACAAACCAATTTAGCTATTGCAGAATATTGGAGATGGTGGGTTGTTCACCTTTGGGTTGAAGGATTCTTTGAAGTATTTGCAACCGTTGTAATTGCGTTTCTGTTTGTTCGTTTAGGATTATTAAAAACAAAAACAGCAACTTTAAATGTTCTTTTTGCTACAATTATTTTCATGTCTGGAGGAATTTTAGGAACATTTCATCACTTGTATTTCTCAGGAACTCCAACCGCAATTATGGCTTTGGGAGCAACATTTAGTGCCTTAGAAGTAGTTCCGCTGACTTTAATCGGATTTGAAGCATATCAAAACTATAAAATCTCAAAATCAACACAATGGATTGCCGATTACAAATGGCCAATTTATTTTATGATTTCTGTAGCATTTTGGAATTTCCTTGGTGCGGGAATCTTCGGGTTCATTATTAATCCGCCAATCGCGCTTTATTATGTACAAGGTTTAAATACAACGCCTTTACACGGGCACACCGCATTGTTTGGAGTTTATGGAATGCTCGGAATTGGTTTAGTTTTATTTGTATTGAGAAGTTTATACAGAAATGTAAGCTGGAATAACAAACTGCTTAAAATTACTTTTTGGTCTTTAAATATTGGTTTATTTCTGATGGCAATTCTGAGCTTATTACCAATTGGAGTTTGGCAGGCAATTGAAAGTATCAATCACGGAATGTGGTACGCTCGTTCGTCAGAATTAATGCAACAACCAGAAATGATTACGCTGAAATGGCTTCGTGCAATTGGAGATTCAATTTTCGGAATCGGGTTTATAACAATGGCTTGGTTTGTATTTGAACTGACATTAAAAAACAAAAAATAA